A single genomic interval of Alligator mississippiensis isolate rAllMis1 chromosome 15, rAllMis1, whole genome shotgun sequence harbors:
- the NR1I3 gene encoding nuclear receptor subfamily 1 group I member 3 isoform X1, with translation MQQGGSGVRPPCGVHPPHSPGKAMPSPLDGDSSPCSSSSCMLSLGAGKWEPEDPEAEQKVCVVCGDRATGFHFHAMTCEGCKGFFRRSMSKGVHFTCPFTRSCTITKAKRRQCQACRLQKCLAAGMRKDMILSEEALQARRALRWQRRQEREPAGLTAEQEQLIAILIEAHTCNFDSSFSQFQHYQPAVRLYIHSPSPRSTPEPGAPHHAQGLPAMENGATLPSLESLSDDVLPDVFSMLPHYADLSTFMIQQVIKFAKAIPAFRNLPIYDQISLLKDATLDICQIQFNTVFNEKDKAWECGHHCYTIQDGALAGFQQIYLEPLLKFHISLKKLKLHEAEYVLLQAMVLFSPDHTSVTQHDFIDQVQEKVALTLKSYIDHRHPLPEGRFLYAKLLLLLTELRSLKAELTRQILHIQDLSSMTPLLSEIIS, from the exons atgcagcagggagggagcggGGTCCGGCCGCCATGTGGGGTCCATCCCCCCCACAGTCCCG gcaaGGCCATGCCCAGCCCTTTGgatggggacagcagcccctgcagcagcagctcctgcatgCTGAGCCTCGGGGCGGGCAAGTGGGAGCCGGAGGACCCGGAGGCTGAGCAGAAAGTCTGTGTCGTGTGTGGGGACCGGGCCACTGGCTTCCACTTTCATGCCATGACCTGTGAGGGCTGCAAGGGCTTCTTcag GCGATCGATGAGTAAGGGTGTCCACTTCACCTGTCCCTTCACCCGCAGCTGCACCATCACCAAGGCCAAGCGCCGGCAGTGCCAGGCCTGCCGCCTCCAGAAGTGCTTGGCCGCCGGCATGCGGAAAGACA TGATCCTGTCGGAGGAGGCCCTGCAGGCGCGCCGGGCCCTGCGGTGGCAGCGGCGGCAGGAGCGGGAGCCGGCAGGGCTcacagcagagcaggagcagctcatTGCTATCCTCATCGAGGCGCACACCTGCAACTTTGACTCCAGCTTCTCCCAGTTTCAGCACTACCAG CCTGCCGTGCGGTTGTACATCCACAGCCCGAGCCCTCGCAgcaccccagagccaggggctcctcACCATGCGCAGGGGCTGCCCGCTATGGAGAATGGGGCCACGCTGCCATCCCTGGAGAGTCTGTCGGATGACGTGCTGCCCGATGTCTTCTCCATGCTGCCCCACTACGCTGACCTCAGCACCTTCATGATCCAGCAAGTGATCAAATTTGCCAAGGCGATCCCGGCCTTCAG gaatctGCCGATCTACGACCAGATCTCACTGCTCAAAGATGCCACCTTAGACATCTGCCAGATCCAGTTCAACACCGTCTTCAATGAGAAGGACAAGGCCTGGGAGTGCGGACACCACTGCTACACCATCCAGGACGGGGCCCTGG ccgGGTTCCAGCAGATCTACCTGGAGCCACTGCTCAAGTTTCACATCAGCCTGAAGAAACTGAAACTCCACGAGGCAGAGTACGTGCTGCTGCAGGCCATGGTCCTGTTCTCGCCTG ACCACACCAGTGTCACGCAGCACGACTTCATCGACCAGGTCCAGGAGAAAGTGGCCCTCACCCTGAAGAGCTACATTGACCACCGGCACCCGCTGCCCGAGGGCCG